A region of Plantactinospora sp. BC1 DNA encodes the following proteins:
- a CDS encoding response regulator transcription factor — protein MSARILVAEDDPKQANLVRVYLEREGHSVLVVGDGRAALEQVRARRPDLVVLDVMMPVVDGLDVCRILRAESNLPILLLTARTTEDDVLLGLDIGADDYLTKPYSPRELAARVRALLRRAGVLSAGNQAVLRVGDLEVDPGRFEVRIGGRLVTLTAKEFGILEVLAGEPGRAFTRAQIIDRAFGFDHYVLERTVDAHVMNLRRKIETDPAEPRYVQTVFGRGYRLAEQPGAARSPEDAAAGADPSA, from the coding sequence ATGAGCGCGCGGATACTGGTCGCCGAGGACGACCCGAAGCAGGCCAACCTGGTCCGGGTCTATCTCGAACGGGAGGGCCACAGCGTGCTCGTCGTCGGTGACGGGCGGGCCGCCCTGGAGCAGGTCCGCGCCCGCCGCCCCGACCTGGTGGTGCTGGACGTGATGATGCCGGTCGTGGACGGGCTGGACGTCTGCCGGATCCTGCGGGCCGAGTCCAACCTGCCGATCCTGCTGCTGACCGCCCGGACCACCGAGGACGACGTCCTGCTCGGGCTGGACATCGGCGCCGACGACTACCTGACCAAGCCGTACAGTCCCCGCGAGCTGGCCGCCCGGGTCCGCGCCCTGCTGCGCCGCGCCGGGGTGCTCAGCGCGGGCAACCAGGCGGTGCTCCGGGTCGGTGACCTGGAGGTCGACCCGGGCCGGTTCGAGGTACGGATCGGCGGGCGGCTGGTCACGCTCACCGCCAAGGAGTTCGGCATCCTGGAGGTGCTGGCCGGCGAGCCCGGCCGGGCGTTCACCCGGGCGCAGATCATCGACCGGGCCTTCGGCTTCGACCACTACGTGCTGGAACGGACCGTGGACGCGCACGTGATGAACCTGCGCCGCAAGATCGAGACTGATCCGGCCGAGCCGCGCTACGTGCAGACCGTCTTCGGCCGGGGCTACCGGCTGGCCGAGCAGCCGGGTGCCGCGCGGAGTCCGGAGGACGCCGCCGCCGGGGCGGACCCGTCGGCGTGA
- a CDS encoding DUF389 domain-containing protein, producing MLHLRIIVPTDRSVAVQELLAADPAVAHLIVLPGAARTPPGDVVLCDVVREGADEVLEALRALGVDRTGGVVGDGVDVTLSAAADRAARAAPGLGTDAVVWDEIAQKTGEETRLSVTYLLLITLATVIAGIAVLLDQPILIIGAMVVGPEFGPLAALCVALLRRRGLVIRRSLLALGVGFLAAMAVTVLSTWVLTAAGLIDRSMLLAERPMTDFIWRPDALSWVVGFLAGAAGMLSVTSNRSGSLVGVLISVTTVPAAANVAVALGYGVFDEALGSLLQLLINLCAIVVAGVLTLLVQRLWWDRVAAARPAWIRWGRPAPAPRDPDPADRSRAVPDRTGGA from the coding sequence GTGCTGCACCTGAGGATCATCGTGCCGACCGACCGGTCCGTGGCCGTACAGGAACTGCTCGCCGCCGATCCCGCCGTGGCGCATCTCATCGTGCTGCCCGGCGCCGCCCGTACGCCCCCGGGTGACGTGGTGCTCTGCGACGTCGTACGCGAGGGTGCCGACGAGGTACTGGAGGCGTTGCGGGCACTCGGCGTGGACCGGACCGGCGGGGTGGTCGGGGACGGGGTGGACGTCACCCTCTCGGCCGCCGCCGACCGGGCCGCCCGGGCGGCACCCGGGCTGGGTACCGACGCGGTGGTCTGGGACGAGATCGCCCAGAAGACCGGCGAGGAGACCCGCCTCTCGGTGACGTACCTGCTGCTGATCACCCTGGCCACCGTCATCGCCGGCATCGCGGTACTGCTCGACCAGCCCATCCTGATCATCGGCGCGATGGTGGTCGGCCCGGAGTTCGGACCGCTCGCCGCGCTCTGCGTGGCGCTGCTGCGCCGGCGGGGGTTGGTCATCCGGCGTTCGCTGCTGGCGCTCGGCGTCGGCTTCCTCGCCGCGATGGCGGTGACCGTGCTCAGCACCTGGGTGCTGACCGCCGCCGGCCTGATCGACCGGTCGATGCTGCTCGCCGAGCGGCCGATGACCGACTTCATCTGGCGGCCCGACGCGCTCTCCTGGGTGGTCGGCTTCCTGGCCGGGGCGGCCGGGATGCTCTCGGTCACCTCGAACCGGTCCGGGTCGCTGGTCGGGGTGCTGATCTCGGTCACCACCGTTCCGGCGGCGGCGAACGTCGCGGTCGCGCTCGGCTACGGCGTCTTCGACGAGGCGCTCGGGTCGCTCCTCCAGTTGCTGATCAACCTCTGCGCGATCGTCGTGGCCGGCGTGCTCACGCTGCTGGTGCAGCGGCTGTGGTGGGACCGGGTCGCCGCCGCCCGGCCGGCCTGGATCCGCTGGGGCCGTCCCGCGCCCGCTCCCCGGGATCCCGACCCGGCCGACCGGTCCCGCGCGGTGCCGGACCGTACCGGCGGTGCCTGA
- a CDS encoding Tex family protein yields the protein MLPGTQLPGPGPGGGCGRNRVEKAEQDVTTSAQPRSVHQRIAEELGVHERQVRAAVELLDGGSTVPFIARYRKEATESLDDAQLRTLEERLRYLRELEERRAAVLESIRGQGKLDEALEAQIMAADSKARLEDIYLPYKPKRRTKAQIAREAGLEPLAETLLADPTQDPRTVATGFVNPDAGVADPTGALDGARAILVERFAEDADLIGSLREKMWSRGRLVSRVRDGQQEAGAKFADYFDFAEPYTRLPSHRILAMFRGEKEGVLDLTMDPEEAPAPDDAPVGPTRYEQEIAARFGVADRGRPADRWLADTVRWAWRTRILIHLGADLRMRLWQAAEDEAVRVFATNLRDLLLAAPAGTRPTMGLDPGLRTGVKVAVVDATGKVVATDTVYPHEPRRQWDASIETLARLARAHKVELVAIGNGTASRETDKLAGDLIKRYADLNLTKVVVSEAGASVYSASEYASQELPGLDVSLRGAVSIARRLQDPLAELVKIDPRSIGVGQYQHDLSEVKLSRSLDAVVEDCVNGVGVDVNTASAPLLTRVSGIGAGLAENIVLHRDANGPFRTRQALKQVPRLGPKAFEQCAGFLRIPGGDDPLDASSVHPEAYPVVRRILASTGGDLSALIGKTAVLHKLRPAEYVDDTFGLPTVTDILKELEKPGRDPRPAFRTATFAEGVEKIGDLSPGMLLEGVVTNVAAFGAFVDVGVHQDGLVHVSAMSRTFVKDPRDVVKSGDVVRVKVLDVDVPRKRISLTLRLEDEAEPRPARDRGGESAGRQRQGRGGPGGGGAGGGRSGGGRSGSGGNRSGGGQGGGFGGGALADALRRAGLDKGLDGHRPGR from the coding sequence ATGCTTCCCGGCACCCAGTTGCCCGGCCCGGGCCCCGGCGGCGGGTGCGGGCGGAACCGAGTGGAGAAGGCGGAACAGGACGTGACAACCTCTGCGCAGCCGCGCTCTGTGCACCAGCGGATCGCCGAGGAGCTCGGCGTACACGAGCGGCAGGTACGGGCCGCGGTGGAGCTGCTCGACGGCGGCTCGACCGTGCCGTTCATCGCCCGTTACCGCAAGGAGGCCACCGAGTCGCTCGACGACGCCCAGCTGCGCACCCTGGAGGAGCGGCTGCGCTACCTGCGGGAGCTGGAGGAGCGCCGGGCGGCGGTGCTGGAGTCGATCCGCGGCCAGGGCAAGCTGGACGAGGCGTTGGAAGCGCAGATCATGGCGGCCGACTCGAAGGCCCGGCTGGAGGACATCTACCTGCCCTACAAGCCGAAGCGGCGGACGAAGGCGCAGATCGCCCGGGAGGCCGGGCTGGAGCCGCTGGCCGAGACGCTGCTCGCCGACCCGACCCAGGACCCGCGCACGGTGGCGACCGGCTTCGTCAACCCGGACGCCGGGGTGGCCGACCCGACCGGCGCGCTGGACGGCGCCCGGGCGATCCTGGTCGAGCGGTTCGCCGAGGACGCCGACCTGATCGGCTCGCTGCGCGAGAAGATGTGGTCGCGGGGCCGGCTGGTCTCCCGGGTACGCGACGGCCAGCAGGAGGCCGGCGCCAAGTTCGCCGACTACTTCGACTTCGCCGAGCCGTACACCAGGCTCCCGTCGCACCGGATCCTGGCGATGTTCCGGGGCGAGAAGGAGGGCGTGCTCGACCTCACCATGGATCCGGAGGAGGCGCCCGCGCCGGACGACGCCCCGGTCGGGCCGACCCGCTACGAGCAGGAGATCGCCGCCCGGTTCGGCGTCGCCGACCGGGGACGTCCGGCGGACCGCTGGCTCGCCGACACGGTGCGCTGGGCGTGGCGGACCCGGATCCTGATCCACCTCGGCGCCGACCTGCGGATGCGGCTCTGGCAGGCGGCCGAGGACGAGGCGGTACGCGTCTTCGCCACCAACCTGCGCGACCTGCTACTCGCCGCGCCGGCCGGTACCCGCCCGACGATGGGGCTCGACCCGGGGCTGCGTACCGGGGTGAAGGTGGCGGTGGTCGACGCGACCGGCAAGGTGGTGGCGACCGACACGGTCTATCCGCACGAGCCGCGCCGGCAGTGGGACGCCTCGATCGAGACGCTCGCCAGGCTGGCCCGGGCGCACAAGGTCGAGCTGGTGGCGATCGGCAACGGCACCGCCTCCCGGGAGACCGACAAGCTGGCCGGTGACCTGATCAAGCGGTACGCCGACCTGAACCTGACCAAGGTGGTGGTCTCCGAGGCCGGCGCCTCGGTCTACTCCGCCTCCGAGTACGCCTCGCAGGAGCTGCCCGGCCTCGACGTCTCGCTGCGCGGCGCGGTCTCGATCGCCCGCCGCCTCCAGGACCCGCTGGCCGAGCTGGTCAAGATCGACCCGCGCTCGATCGGCGTCGGGCAGTACCAGCACGACCTCTCCGAGGTGAAGCTCTCCCGCTCGCTGGACGCGGTGGTGGAGGACTGCGTGAACGGCGTCGGGGTCGACGTCAACACCGCCTCCGCGCCGCTGCTGACCCGGGTCTCCGGGATCGGCGCCGGGCTGGCCGAGAACATCGTGCTGCACCGGGACGCGAACGGCCCGTTCCGGACCCGGCAGGCGCTCAAGCAGGTGCCCCGGCTCGGGCCGAAGGCGTTCGAGCAGTGCGCCGGCTTCCTGCGCATTCCCGGCGGCGACGACCCGCTGGACGCCTCCAGCGTGCACCCGGAGGCGTACCCGGTGGTCCGGCGGATCCTGGCCAGCACCGGCGGCGACCTCTCCGCGCTGATCGGCAAGACCGCCGTGCTGCACAAGCTCAGGCCCGCCGAGTACGTCGACGACACCTTCGGGCTGCCGACCGTGACCGACATCCTGAAGGAGTTGGAGAAGCCGGGCCGGGATCCCCGGCCGGCGTTCCGGACCGCCACCTTCGCCGAAGGGGTGGAGAAGATCGGCGACCTGTCACCGGGGATGCTGCTGGAGGGCGTGGTCACCAACGTGGCGGCCTTCGGCGCGTTCGTGGACGTCGGGGTGCACCAGGACGGTCTGGTGCACGTCTCGGCGATGTCCCGGACCTTCGTCAAGGACCCGCGCGACGTGGTCAAGTCCGGCGACGTGGTCCGGGTGAAGGTGCTGGACGTGGACGTACCCCGGAAGCGGATCTCGCTCACCCTGCGCCTGGAGGACGAGGCCGAGCCCCGCCCCGCGCGGGACCGGGGCGGTGAGTCCGCCGGCCGGCAGCGCCAGGGCCGGGGCGGCCCGGGCGGCGGCGGTGCCGGTGGTGGCCGCTCCGGCGGCGGCCGCTCCGGCTCCGGCGGGAACCGGTCCGGTGGCGGTCAGGGCGGCGGCTTCGGCGGCGGTGCGCTGGCCGACGCGCTGCGCCGGGCCGGGCTGGACAAGGGCCTCGACGGGCACCGCCCCGGGCGGTAG
- a CDS encoding primary-amine oxidase has protein sequence MTLLADDRPAGSGAGVTDGHPLARLTADEIRAARTLLDRAGLLGPTVRFAVLALAEPARDVVLAYRPGDPVDRRVRAVLLDVATGVARTVLASVTTGTVESVREHDATRDGQPPIMLEEFVAVDEIVKADPGWRAAMERRGVHDLDLVRPCPLSAGDFDLPGERGKRLLRVLSFLAHRPEDHCWAHPIDGVVAYVDLTERRVVELIDHELLPVPAEEGNFDDPAYVGPARTSLKPIEITQPEGPSFSVDGDVVRWENWSFRVGFDPREGLVLHQLGFTDAGRERPVLYRASVAEMVVPYADPSPVRFWQNYFDAGEYLLGQQVNSLVLGCDCLGEIYYLDAVLADGAGEPREVANAICLHEEDHGVLWKHTDLFTESAETRRQRRLVISSFVTVGNYDYGFYWYLYLDGTIQLEVKATGVLFTSAYTEGSRYATEVAPGLGAPYHQHLFSARLDVTVDGTRNAVDELDVRPLPVGPENPYGNAFTRVATRLSTESDGARDADASVGRSWRISNPERLGRLGRPVGYQLRPEGQSVLLAAPDSSVARRAAFATRSLWVTRYDPEQRYPAGDLVNQHPGRAGLPEYVAADRPIDGEDIVLWHTFGTTHFPRPEEWPVMPVDRCGFTLRPDGFFDRNPTLDVPASTAAHCRAAGDGPAAGCPGD, from the coding sequence ATGACTCTTCTGGCCGACGACCGGCCCGCCGGCTCCGGTGCGGGCGTCACCGACGGACATCCGCTGGCCCGGCTCACCGCCGACGAGATCCGGGCCGCCCGGACACTGCTGGACCGGGCCGGGCTGCTCGGCCCGACCGTCCGGTTCGCCGTGCTGGCCCTGGCGGAGCCGGCCAGGGACGTGGTGCTGGCCTACCGGCCGGGCGATCCGGTGGACCGCCGGGTCCGGGCGGTACTGCTCGACGTCGCCACCGGCGTCGCCCGGACCGTACTGGCCTCGGTCACCACCGGCACCGTCGAGTCGGTACGCGAGCACGACGCCACCCGGGACGGCCAGCCGCCGATCATGCTGGAGGAGTTCGTCGCGGTCGACGAGATCGTCAAGGCCGATCCGGGCTGGCGGGCGGCGATGGAACGCCGGGGCGTGCACGACCTCGACCTGGTCCGGCCCTGCCCGCTCTCGGCCGGCGACTTCGACCTGCCGGGGGAGCGGGGCAAGCGGCTGCTGCGGGTGCTCTCCTTCCTCGCCCACCGGCCCGAGGACCACTGCTGGGCGCACCCGATCGACGGCGTGGTGGCGTACGTCGACCTGACCGAGCGCCGGGTCGTCGAGCTGATCGACCACGAACTGCTGCCGGTACCTGCCGAGGAGGGCAACTTCGACGACCCGGCGTACGTCGGGCCGGCCCGGACCAGCCTGAAGCCGATCGAGATCACCCAGCCGGAGGGGCCGAGCTTCTCCGTCGACGGCGACGTGGTGCGCTGGGAGAACTGGAGCTTCCGGGTCGGCTTCGACCCCCGGGAGGGGCTGGTACTGCACCAGCTCGGCTTCACCGACGCCGGCCGGGAGCGTCCGGTGCTCTACCGCGCCTCGGTCGCCGAGATGGTGGTCCCGTACGCCGACCCGAGCCCGGTGCGGTTCTGGCAGAACTACTTCGACGCCGGGGAATACCTGCTCGGCCAGCAGGTGAACTCGCTGGTGCTCGGCTGCGACTGCCTCGGCGAGATCTACTACCTCGACGCCGTCCTCGCCGACGGGGCCGGCGAGCCGCGCGAGGTGGCCAACGCGATCTGCCTGCACGAGGAGGACCACGGGGTGCTGTGGAAGCACACCGACCTCTTCACCGAGTCGGCGGAGACGCGTCGGCAGCGCCGGCTGGTCATCTCCTCCTTCGTCACCGTCGGCAACTACGACTACGGCTTCTACTGGTACCTCTACCTCGACGGCACCATCCAACTGGAGGTGAAGGCGACCGGGGTGCTCTTCACCTCGGCCTACACCGAGGGCAGCCGGTACGCGACCGAGGTGGCGCCGGGGCTCGGCGCGCCGTACCACCAGCACCTGTTCAGCGCCCGGCTCGACGTGACGGTCGACGGGACCCGCAACGCCGTCGACGAACTCGACGTACGGCCGCTGCCGGTCGGCCCGGAGAACCCGTACGGGAACGCCTTCACCCGGGTGGCGACCCGGCTGTCGACGGAGTCCGACGGCGCCCGGGACGCCGACGCCTCGGTCGGCCGGAGCTGGCGGATCTCCAACCCGGAGCGGCTGGGTCGACTCGGCCGGCCGGTCGGCTATCAGCTCCGCCCCGAGGGCCAGTCGGTGCTGCTGGCCGCCCCCGACTCCTCGGTGGCCCGCCGGGCCGCCTTCGCCACCCGCTCGCTCTGGGTCACCCGGTACGACCCGGAGCAGCGGTATCCCGCCGGTGACCTGGTCAACCAGCACCCGGGCCGGGCGGGGCTGCCGGAGTACGTCGCGGCCGACCGGCCGATCGACGGCGAGGACATCGTGCTCTGGCACACCTTCGGCACCACGCACTTCCCCCGCCCGGAGGAGTGGCCGGTGATGCCGGTGGACCGGTGCGGCTTCACGCTGCGGCCGGACGGTTTCTTCGACCGCAATCCCACCCTGGACGTCCCGGCCAGCACCGCGGCGCACTGCCGTGCGGCCGGCGACGGGCCGGCCGCCGGCTGCCCCGGCGACTGA
- a CDS encoding GPP34 family phosphoprotein, translating to MTNYPGPPTERLADELFLIAHDDYSGKPHAAANLVDAALSGALLAELLFDGRITLVRSGVYVADDRAWREPVTDRVLAEMVRRGDGHPARSWLEFLAPRVRDHVGDRLVSAGAVRRMTTRGLNLRTTVRFPGLDPNRVARPRVRLNAVLERSDQPLDARTATLAGLVRAGGLVRALIPANRTIVTERIAAGRRLLPTELGDLLDAVDAAVAATTLTLRR from the coding sequence ATGACCAATTACCCGGGCCCACCCACCGAGCGGCTGGCCGACGAGCTGTTCCTCATCGCACACGATGACTACAGCGGCAAGCCGCACGCCGCGGCGAATCTGGTGGATGCCGCGCTCTCCGGCGCGCTCCTCGCCGAACTGCTCTTCGACGGGCGGATCACCCTCGTCCGGTCCGGCGTCTACGTCGCCGACGACCGGGCCTGGCGCGAGCCGGTCACCGACCGGGTGCTGGCCGAGATGGTACGCCGGGGCGACGGCCATCCGGCCCGCTCCTGGCTGGAGTTCCTCGCCCCCCGGGTCCGGGACCACGTCGGCGACCGGCTGGTCAGCGCGGGCGCGGTACGCCGGATGACCACCCGGGGGCTGAACCTGCGCACCACGGTCCGCTTTCCCGGGCTCGACCCGAACCGGGTCGCCCGGCCCCGGGTCCGGCTCAACGCCGTGCTGGAGCGCTCCGACCAGCCGCTGGACGCGCGCACCGCGACGCTGGCCGGGCTGGTCCGGGCTGGTGGACTGGTCCGGGCGCTGATCCCGGCGAACCGGACGATCGTCACCGAGCGGATCGCCGCCGGCCGGCGGCTGCTCCCGACGGAACTCGGCGACCTGCTCGACGCGGTCGACGCGGCCGTCGCCGCCACCACGCTCACGCTGCGCCGCTGA
- a CDS encoding APC family permease: MSSSSAPSGPESGLRRGRLGTVHLVFFTVAASAPLTVLGGGVTTMYAVSGNVGAALSYLLLAAVLGVFAVGYAAMSRFVSNAGAFYSYIANGLGRAGGVSGSFIALASYNAIQIGLYGLFGAVLGDFMATKFGVERQWWVWALVGLVVVAVLGVLQVDLNATVLAVLLLLECLAVVIFDAVSFGNPAGGSISLAGLDPGNLFAAGLGAVFALGIACFTGFESGAIYSEEVRDPRRTVARATYVAVAFTGAFYALSAWALTVVTGPENAQAASVEAGPGVVFGTLAEHAGSTVADVANLLFITSVLAALLSFHNGVARYLFALGRERVLPSFLSQTGVRTGAPVAGSLTQTLLALGIVLAFVLADRDPVLDLFTWLSGVSAVGVVLLMTLTSASVVGFFRRRPQVGVSAWQRLVAPASATVLLLAVLAVLLVNFDALLAPGNPAYLAWVLPGVTLVAALVGLGWGLLLRRTRPAVYEAVGRGAVDSSPAEEPDLALTR; the protein is encoded by the coding sequence ATGTCATCCAGTTCCGCCCCTTCCGGCCCGGAGTCCGGCCTGCGCCGGGGACGTCTGGGCACCGTGCATCTCGTCTTCTTCACCGTCGCGGCGTCGGCACCGCTGACCGTGCTCGGCGGTGGCGTCACGACGATGTACGCCGTCAGCGGCAACGTCGGGGCGGCCCTGTCCTACCTGCTGCTCGCCGCCGTCCTCGGTGTCTTCGCCGTCGGCTACGCCGCGATGAGCCGGTTCGTGAGCAACGCCGGTGCGTTCTACTCGTACATCGCCAACGGGCTGGGGCGGGCGGGCGGGGTCTCCGGCTCCTTCATCGCCCTCGCCTCCTACAACGCGATCCAGATCGGACTGTACGGGCTCTTCGGCGCCGTCCTCGGCGACTTCATGGCGACCAAGTTCGGCGTGGAGCGGCAGTGGTGGGTCTGGGCACTGGTCGGGCTGGTGGTGGTCGCGGTCCTCGGCGTGCTCCAGGTCGACCTGAACGCGACGGTCCTCGCGGTGCTGCTCCTGCTCGAATGCCTCGCGGTCGTCATCTTCGACGCGGTCTCGTTCGGCAACCCGGCCGGCGGCAGCATCAGCCTCGCCGGGCTCGACCCCGGCAACCTCTTCGCGGCGGGGCTCGGTGCGGTCTTCGCGCTGGGGATCGCCTGCTTCACCGGCTTCGAGTCCGGGGCGATCTACAGCGAGGAGGTGCGGGACCCCCGCCGTACCGTGGCCCGGGCCACCTACGTCGCGGTCGCCTTCACCGGCGCCTTCTACGCGCTCTCCGCCTGGGCGTTGACCGTGGTCACCGGTCCGGAGAACGCCCAGGCCGCCTCGGTCGAGGCCGGCCCGGGGGTGGTCTTCGGGACCCTGGCCGAGCATGCCGGCAGCACGGTGGCGGACGTGGCCAACCTACTCTTCATCACCTCGGTGCTGGCCGCCCTGCTGTCGTTCCACAACGGCGTGGCCCGCTACCTCTTCGCGCTGGGCCGGGAGCGGGTCCTGCCGTCCTTCCTCAGCCAGACCGGGGTCCGCACCGGGGCGCCGGTCGCCGGTTCGCTGACCCAGACCCTGCTGGCCCTCGGCATCGTTCTGGCCTTCGTGCTGGCCGACCGGGATCCGGTGCTCGACCTCTTCACCTGGCTCAGCGGGGTCTCGGCGGTCGGGGTGGTGCTGCTGATGACCCTCACCTCCGCCTCCGTGGTGGGCTTCTTCCGCCGCCGTCCGCAGGTCGGGGTCAGCGCCTGGCAGCGGCTGGTCGCCCCGGCGTCGGCCACCGTGCTGCTCCTCGCCGTCCTGGCGGTGCTGCTGGTGAACTTCGACGCGCTGCTCGCCCCCGGCAACCCGGCCTACCTGGCCTGGGTGCTGCCCGGGGTCACCCTGGTCGCCGCGCTGGTCGGGCTCGGCTGGGGGCTGCTGCTGCGGCGCACCCGGCCGGCCGTCTACGAGGCCGTCGGCCGGGGCGCGGTCGATTCGTCGCCGGCCGAGGAGCCGGATCTCGCGCTGACCCGCTGA
- a CDS encoding MBL fold metallo-hydrolase, translating into MRGRAGRDDVVARRRRRRRLRWPLALAALGAAAWAVRDVPAALGRLPDGARADRVRRSPQYRAGAFRNPVSTRIALPGTGAAILRELLFGDQPRHPSGSVPVLVPETVEPATAPPDELSVLWYGHASALIEIEGRRVLLDPVWSDRCSPSARIGPRRLHPMPVPLDRLPRLDAVLISHDHYDHLDMPTVRALRDSQSAPFLVPLGVGAHLERWGVPAERIVELDWGEHASVAGLDVIATPARHFSGRAFARDRTLWGSWVVAGRTRRVFCSGDSGYFEGYAEIGAEYGPFDVTLIQIGAYATAWPNIHMYPEEAVSAHLDLRGGLLVPVHWGTFNLAPHGWAEPVDRLCREAEARGVRLAVPRPGERVVVDHPPPVDGWWRPLG; encoded by the coding sequence ATGCGCGGAAGAGCAGGACGGGACGACGTCGTGGCCCGGCGCCGTCGGCGGCGCCGCCTGCGCTGGCCACTCGCGCTGGCCGCGCTCGGCGCGGCCGCCTGGGCGGTCCGGGACGTGCCGGCCGCGCTCGGCCGACTCCCCGACGGCGCCCGGGCAGACCGGGTACGCCGCTCCCCGCAGTACCGGGCCGGCGCGTTCCGCAACCCGGTCAGTACCCGGATCGCGCTCCCCGGCACCGGGGCGGCAATCCTCCGGGAACTGCTCTTCGGCGACCAGCCCCGGCACCCGTCCGGCAGCGTGCCGGTGCTGGTGCCGGAGACCGTCGAGCCGGCCACCGCCCCGCCCGACGAACTGAGCGTGCTCTGGTACGGCCACGCGTCGGCGCTGATCGAGATCGAGGGACGGCGGGTGCTGCTCGACCCGGTCTGGAGCGACCGCTGCTCGCCGTCGGCCCGGATCGGCCCACGCCGGCTGCATCCCATGCCGGTGCCGCTGGACCGGCTCCCCCGGCTGGACGCGGTGCTCATCTCGCACGACCACTACGACCACCTGGACATGCCGACCGTACGCGCCCTGCGGGACAGCCAGTCCGCGCCGTTCCTGGTGCCGCTCGGAGTCGGCGCCCACCTGGAGCGCTGGGGCGTACCGGCGGAGCGGATCGTGGAGCTGGACTGGGGCGAGCACGCCTCGGTCGCCGGGCTCGACGTCATCGCCACCCCGGCCCGGCACTTCTCCGGGCGCGCGTTCGCCCGGGACCGTACCCTCTGGGGCTCCTGGGTGGTGGCCGGCCGGACCCGTCGGGTCTTCTGTTCCGGCGACTCCGGCTACTTCGAGGGCTACGCCGAGATCGGCGCCGAATACGGCCCGTTCGACGTCACGCTCATCCAGATCGGCGCGTACGCCACCGCCTGGCCGAACATCCACATGTACCCGGAGGAGGCGGTCAGCGCACACCTGGACCTGCGCGGCGGGCTCCTCGTCCCGGTGCACTGGGGCACCTTCAACCTCGCCCCGCACGGCTGGGCCGAACCGGTGGACCGGCTCTGCCGGGAGGCCGAGGCCCGGGGCGTACGCCTGGCGGTGCCGCGTCCCGGTGAGCGGGTGGTCGTCGACCACCCGCCCCCGGTGGACGGTTGGTGGCGGCCGCTCGGCTGA
- a CDS encoding class I SAM-dependent methyltransferase, translating to MTEAPFLHATRESYDALSVDHLHIVATELPRMPVDRALLALFAEWVTATGNTTVADVGCGPGRLTKALHELGLEASGVDLSPKMIALARRAYPELRFEVGSMLALEIPDASLGGLLANYSIIHVPWERRPEVFAEFRRVLAPGGQLMLSFQVGDDRKRYDRVDDLTISLDFYRQQPEEVAGLLAEAGFEVRLKAVRAPDSERELTHQGYLLARRPVAAG from the coding sequence ATGACCGAGGCACCGTTCCTGCACGCCACCCGCGAGTCCTACGACGCGCTCTCCGTCGACCACCTGCACATCGTCGCCACCGAGCTGCCCCGGATGCCGGTGGACCGGGCGCTGCTGGCCCTCTTCGCCGAGTGGGTCACGGCGACCGGCAACACCACGGTCGCCGACGTCGGCTGTGGCCCCGGTCGGCTGACGAAGGCGCTGCACGAACTCGGTCTGGAGGCGTCCGGTGTCGACCTCTCCCCGAAGATGATCGCCCTGGCCAGGCGGGCCTACCCCGAGCTGCGGTTCGAGGTGGGGTCGATGCTGGCGCTGGAGATCCCGGACGCGTCCCTGGGTGGCCTGCTCGCCAACTACTCGATCATCCATGTCCCCTGGGAGCGCCGCCCGGAGGTGTTCGCGGAGTTCCGCCGGGTGCTGGCCCCGGGCGGGCAGTTGATGCTCTCCTTCCAGGTCGGCGACGACCGCAAGCGCTACGACCGGGTGGACGACCTGACGATCTCGCTCGACTTCTACCGCCAGCAACCGGAGGAGGTGGCCGGACTGTTGGCCGAGGCCGGATTCGAGGTCCGGCTGAAGGCCGTCCGGGCACCGGACTCCGAGCGGGAGCTGACCCACCAGGGCTACCTGCTGGCCCGCCGACCCGTCGCCGCCGGATAG